The Nocardioides humi genome includes a region encoding these proteins:
- a CDS encoding DNA polymerase III subunit gamma and tau: MDSPLALYRRYRPETFAEVIGQEHVTEPLRAALAGNRVNHAYLFSGPRGCGKTTSARILARALNCEQAPIADPCGECESCRDLARNGPGSIDVIEIDAASHGGVDDARDLREKAFFAPVKSRYKVYIIDEAHMVTTQGFNALLKLVEEPPPHLRFIFATTEPEKVIPTIRSRTHHYPFRLIPPRLLTSYLTDLCEKEGVAIEPAALPLVVRAGAGSARDTLSVLDQLLGGAGSQGVTYDLASGLLGYTPDTLLDDVVSAFAAGDGSAVFGVVDKVIETGQDPRRFTEDLLRRLRDLVIISAVPDAAASGLLDVSGDQADRLVAQAAAFGRAELTRAADLVAAGLTDMRGATAPRLLLELICARILLPAADHTTEGVLARLDRLERRASISGTTSAESAPAPAPAVVPAQDRPAPSRHERAAPERVEEPAAPAPAPAPAPTPAPEPVAEPSPAPEPVAEPVAEAPEPAPTPQAAPQAAPAAPAAPTGGGSGLTLVDVRRLWPSVIDRVKSVKRVTWIHLTQNSQVVGFDDNVLSLGFQADGPRRSFESGGHAEIVQQAVIDEIGADVRIEAIVDPSADPGARAPEPAAPPAAPAAPAAPTGQAAPTAPNAPTSPTGPAADAGGWPEVTAPPSAAPSAPPSAPRRTTLRRGPPSRPRPTARPRSRSPGAPGWPTSRPTPAPPRRRRRRTRMPPSTSTTARSTPSPARSCSPASWAPR; this comes from the coding sequence GTGGACTCCCCGCTCGCGCTCTACCGCCGCTACCGGCCCGAGACCTTCGCCGAGGTCATCGGGCAGGAGCACGTCACCGAGCCGCTGCGGGCGGCGCTGGCCGGCAACCGGGTCAACCACGCCTACCTCTTCTCCGGCCCGCGCGGCTGCGGCAAGACCACCAGTGCGCGGATCCTGGCCCGGGCGCTCAACTGCGAGCAGGCACCGATCGCCGACCCGTGCGGCGAGTGCGAGAGCTGTCGCGACCTGGCCCGCAACGGCCCCGGCTCGATCGACGTCATCGAGATCGACGCGGCCTCCCACGGGGGTGTGGACGACGCCCGCGACCTGCGCGAGAAGGCGTTCTTCGCGCCGGTGAAGAGCCGCTACAAGGTCTACATCATCGACGAGGCCCACATGGTCACCACGCAGGGCTTCAACGCCCTGCTCAAGCTGGTGGAGGAGCCGCCGCCCCACCTGCGGTTCATCTTCGCCACGACCGAGCCGGAGAAGGTCATCCCGACCATCCGCTCGCGCACCCACCACTACCCGTTCCGACTGATCCCGCCGCGGCTGCTGACGTCGTACCTCACCGACCTGTGCGAGAAGGAGGGCGTCGCCATCGAGCCGGCGGCGCTGCCGTTGGTCGTCCGCGCGGGAGCCGGCTCCGCCCGCGACACCCTCTCCGTGCTCGACCAGCTGCTCGGCGGCGCGGGGTCGCAGGGGGTGACCTACGACCTGGCCAGCGGACTGCTCGGGTACACCCCCGACACGCTGCTCGACGACGTCGTCTCCGCGTTCGCCGCGGGTGACGGCTCGGCCGTGTTCGGCGTGGTCGACAAGGTGATCGAGACCGGGCAGGACCCACGCCGGTTCACCGAGGACCTGCTCCGCCGGCTGCGCGACCTCGTCATCATCTCCGCCGTCCCCGACGCCGCGGCCTCGGGCCTGCTCGACGTCTCCGGCGACCAGGCCGACCGCCTCGTCGCCCAGGCCGCCGCCTTCGGCCGGGCCGAGCTGACCCGCGCCGCCGACCTGGTCGCGGCCGGTCTCACCGACATGCGCGGCGCCACCGCCCCCCGGTTGCTGCTCGAGCTGATCTGCGCCCGGATCCTGCTGCCCGCCGCCGACCACACCACCGAGGGCGTGCTCGCGCGGCTCGACCGGCTCGAGCGCCGGGCCTCGATCAGCGGTACGACGTCCGCCGAGTCCGCGCCCGCGCCGGCCCCCGCCGTCGTCCCGGCCCAGGACCGACCGGCGCCGTCCCGTCACGAGCGGGCCGCTCCCGAGCGGGTGGAGGAGCCGGCCGCGCCGGCCCCGGCGCCGGCTCCCGCGCCGACTCCTGCTCCTGAGCCCGTCGCTGAGCCTTCCCCTGCCCCTGAGCCCGTTGCGGAGCCCGTTGCGGAGGCGCCGGAGCCCGCGCCCACCCCGCAGGCCGCTCCCCAGGCCGCGCCCGCTGCTCCCGCTGCTCCCACCGGCGGCGGAAGCGGCCTGACGCTGGTCGACGTACGCCGGCTGTGGCCCTCGGTCATCGACCGGGTCAAGAGCGTCAAGCGGGTCACCTGGATCCACCTGACCCAGAACTCCCAGGTCGTCGGCTTCGACGACAACGTGCTCAGCCTCGGGTTCCAGGCCGACGGGCCGCGCCGCTCGTTCGAGTCGGGTGGGCACGCCGAGATCGTCCAGCAGGCGGTGATCGACGAGATCGGCGCCGACGTCCGGATCGAGGCGATCGTCGACCCGTCCGCCGACCCGGGTGCACGCGCTCCCGAGCCGGCGGCGCCACCGGCCGCCCCGGCCGCCCCGGCCGCCCCGACCGGCCAGGCAGCCCCGACAGCCCCGAACGCCCCGACGTCACCGACAGGACCCGCCGCGGACGCCGGCGGGTGGCCGGAGGTGACGGCGCCGCCGTCCGCCGCCCCGTCCGCACCGCCGTCCGCCCCCCGCCGGACGACCCTCCGCCGTGGGCCACCGAGCCGCCCCCGGCCGACGGCCCGCCCGAGGAGCCGATCTCCCGGCGCTCCAGGGTGGCCGACATCCAGGCCCACGCCGGCTCCGCCCCGCAGGCGCCGGCGGAGGACCCGGATGCCGCCGTCGACCTCGACGACCGCGAGGTCGACGCCGAGTCCAGCGCGGAGCTGCTCGCCCGCGAGCTGGGCGCCCAGGTGA
- the recR gene encoding recombination mediator RecR: MYEGVVQDLIDELGRLPGVGPKSAQRIAFHLLQAEPADVRRLAEVLIEVKDKVKFCSICFNVAEDDQCRICRDPRRDPSVLCVVEEYKDVVAIERTREFRGRYHVLGGAISPIDGIGPEQLHIRELLTRLGDGTVTEVILATDPNLEGEATATYLTRMLGPLGLRVTRLASGLPVGGDLEYADEVTLGRAFVGRQTAT; encoded by the coding sequence ATGTACGAAGGCGTCGTCCAGGACCTCATCGACGAGCTCGGGCGGTTGCCCGGGGTCGGCCCGAAGAGCGCCCAGCGGATCGCGTTCCACCTGCTGCAGGCCGAGCCCGCCGACGTACGACGCCTCGCCGAGGTCCTGATCGAGGTCAAGGACAAGGTGAAGTTCTGCAGCATCTGCTTCAACGTCGCCGAGGACGACCAGTGCCGGATCTGCCGCGACCCGCGGCGCGACCCGAGCGTGCTGTGCGTCGTGGAGGAGTACAAGGACGTCGTGGCGATCGAGCGGACCCGTGAGTTCCGCGGCCGCTACCACGTCCTGGGCGGCGCGATCTCGCCGATCGACGGCATCGGCCCCGAGCAGCTCCACATCCGGGAGCTGCTCACCCGACTCGGCGACGGCACCGTCACCGAGGTCATCCTCGCCACCGATCCCAACCTCGAGGGCGAGGCGACCGCGACGTACCTCACGCGGATGCTCGGCCCGCTGGGGTTGCGCGTGACGCGTTTGGCCAGTGGACTTCCGGTGGGAGGAGACCTGGAGTACGCCGACGAGGTCACCTTGGGCCGGGCATTCGTGGGAAGGCAGACAGCAACATGA
- a CDS encoding DUF5063 domain-containing protein produces MSDNSTTEQLPGLAALEALIAVETETVRFADDIAASVRSFLDGLRVVAAQATGGQAVSLLLLQISQIALTGARLGVHRDFAPRDEYQPDDGPDPDDLDELRLQLAGLLGNLDVYSYVFDPYDPEVVEGLLSDDLTSIAADLAVGVRHYDAGDVEEALWWWQFSYVSSWGALAGSSMKALLSVVAHDRLDVDLDTTQELELVEAAAAVLDSGENA; encoded by the coding sequence ATGAGCGACAACAGCACCACCGAGCAGCTCCCGGGTCTCGCCGCGCTCGAGGCGCTGATCGCGGTGGAGACCGAGACCGTGCGCTTCGCCGACGACATCGCGGCGTCCGTGCGGTCCTTCCTCGACGGCCTGCGGGTCGTCGCGGCGCAGGCGACGGGCGGGCAGGCGGTGTCCCTGCTGCTGCTCCAGATCAGCCAGATCGCGCTGACCGGCGCCCGGCTGGGCGTGCACCGCGACTTCGCGCCGCGCGACGAGTACCAGCCCGACGACGGTCCCGACCCCGACGACCTCGACGAGCTGCGCCTGCAGCTGGCCGGCCTGCTCGGGAACCTCGACGTCTACAGCTACGTCTTCGACCCCTACGACCCCGAGGTGGTCGAGGGCCTGCTCTCCGACGACCTCACCAGCATCGCCGCCGACCTCGCCGTCGGCGTACGCCACTACGACGCCGGCGACGTCGAGGAGGCGCTGTGGTGGTGGCAGTTCTCCTACGTCTCCTCCTGGGGCGCGCTGGCGGGGTCGTCGATGAAGGCGCTGCTCTCCGTGGTCGCCCACGACCGGCTCGACGTCGACCTGGACACCACCCAGGAGCTGGAGCTGGTGGAGGCGGCGGCCGCGGTGCTGGACAGCGGCGAAAACGCCTAG
- a CDS encoding winged helix-turn-helix transcriptional regulator, which yields MPARVRVEDRECPLSTAMAYVGEWWTILILHDCFDGYTRFDQFQENIGLSSSMLTARLRTLVDNGVLERRAYQERPVRHEYVLTDLGRSLRPVLVAMAAWRNAQLAPADRAMVLVDAETGREVEPAVVDPETGLDVSDPRFVFAAGPAAGEQMRARYA from the coding sequence GTGCCGGCACGAGTCCGCGTCGAGGATCGCGAATGTCCCCTGTCCACGGCCATGGCCTATGTGGGGGAGTGGTGGACGATCCTGATCCTGCACGACTGCTTCGACGGCTACACCCGCTTCGACCAGTTCCAGGAGAACATCGGCCTGTCCTCCAGCATGCTCACCGCGAGGCTGAGGACCCTGGTGGACAACGGCGTCCTGGAGAGACGCGCCTACCAGGAGCGCCCGGTCCGCCACGAGTACGTCCTCACCGACCTCGGCCGGTCGCTCCGCCCGGTCCTGGTGGCGATGGCCGCCTGGCGCAACGCCCAGCTCGCGCCCGCCGACCGGGCCATGGTCCTCGTCGACGCCGAGACCGGCCGCGAGGTCGAGCCCGCCGTCGTCGATCCCGAGACCGGACTGGACGTCTCGGACCCGCGCTTCGTCTTCGCCGCGGGACCGGCTGCCGGGGAGCAGATGCGTGCCCGGTATGCGTGA
- a CDS encoding nuclear transport factor 2 family protein, translating into MTAKIEATDDYADYDPSALPAPVPAYLDAHDENRHADAVAAFAPGATVLDDGTTYDGIDAISAWVRRSATEYEYTSTRIGQRIVDGAHVVVRVRLDGSFPGGTVTLRYQFAHHAGLITRLAIEV; encoded by the coding sequence ATGACTGCGAAAATAGAAGCGACTGACGACTACGCCGACTACGACCCCTCGGCCCTGCCCGCCCCCGTGCCGGCCTACCTCGACGCCCACGACGAGAACCGCCACGCCGACGCCGTCGCCGCCTTCGCGCCCGGCGCCACGGTCCTCGACGACGGGACGACGTACGACGGCATCGACGCGATCAGCGCCTGGGTACGGCGCTCGGCGACGGAGTACGAGTACACGAGCACCCGCATCGGCCAGCGGATCGTGGACGGCGCCCACGTGGTCGTCCGGGTGCGGCTGGACGGGAGCTTCCCCGGGGGCACCGTCACGCTGCGCTACCAGTTCGCGCACCACGCCGGACTGATCACGCGCCTCGCGATCGAGGTCTGA
- a CDS encoding virginiamycin B lyase family protein encodes MAFVTALLGGLTVVVPAAAAAADEDPGPALRVVRHDRTAAQKQADGTVAYTVPSGSAGLSRITTAPNGDMWFVERNAQPHDSGYIGILGQIKPNGAITEWGLGAENQYSTVKDVDVAADGKVWVLYNSGRHVLGFYPGQGGTGSTNVALDALPRGQQLRIGPDGVTPWITLGYDTHGIARVVNGSVQTSYNPACENQISRGAQGTMWCTTDVQTNVKRISADGSSTQAYPLPADATYPYSIAAGPTGAIWFGRDNGCSTFCSPGNGSVGWFDLGNSGAHVIPVGSKVAPRALKLGPDGNIWFASIGITKAIGHVNAAGLGAVTQVGSWQPRGLTFSNDGALWFTDDVNNSIVRVPLSALQTTNVDVGTGSTMKGRTVALKKVRKKGAKRVFAGTVSAASPSCTAGKVQVRRVKGKKSVVVAKGKAKASGKYKVSVRKAKLPKGKYFVRAKAGAGCPAADSPARKVK; translated from the coding sequence GTGGCCTTCGTCACCGCGCTGCTCGGCGGCCTCACGGTCGTCGTCCCCGCCGCCGCGGCGGCTGCTGACGAGGACCCGGGCCCGGCGCTCCGGGTCGTCCGGCACGACCGGACGGCCGCGCAGAAGCAGGCCGACGGCACCGTCGCCTACACCGTCCCGAGCGGCAGCGCGGGCCTGAGCCGGATCACCACGGCGCCCAACGGCGACATGTGGTTCGTCGAGCGCAACGCCCAGCCCCACGACTCCGGCTACATCGGGATCCTCGGTCAGATCAAGCCGAACGGCGCGATCACCGAGTGGGGGCTCGGCGCCGAGAACCAGTACTCGACCGTCAAGGACGTCGACGTCGCGGCGGACGGCAAGGTGTGGGTGCTCTACAACAGCGGCCGCCACGTGCTGGGCTTCTACCCCGGCCAGGGGGGCACCGGGTCCACGAACGTGGCCCTGGACGCGCTTCCTCGCGGCCAGCAGCTCCGGATCGGACCGGACGGCGTGACCCCGTGGATCACCCTCGGCTACGACACCCACGGCATCGCCCGGGTCGTCAACGGGAGCGTGCAGACCAGCTACAACCCGGCCTGCGAGAACCAGATCTCCCGCGGCGCGCAGGGCACCATGTGGTGCACCACGGACGTGCAGACCAACGTGAAGCGGATCTCCGCGGACGGGTCCTCCACCCAGGCGTACCCGCTGCCCGCGGACGCGACGTACCCCTACTCGATCGCCGCAGGCCCCACCGGCGCGATCTGGTTCGGCCGGGACAACGGCTGCAGCACGTTCTGCTCGCCGGGCAACGGCAGCGTCGGCTGGTTCGACCTCGGCAACTCCGGCGCCCACGTGATCCCGGTGGGCTCCAAGGTGGCGCCGCGCGCGCTCAAGCTCGGGCCCGACGGCAACATCTGGTTCGCCTCCATCGGCATCACCAAGGCCATCGGCCACGTCAACGCCGCCGGCCTCGGCGCCGTCACCCAGGTCGGCAGCTGGCAGCCGCGCGGCCTGACGTTCAGCAACGACGGCGCGCTGTGGTTCACCGACGACGTCAACAACTCGATCGTCCGGGTCCCGCTCAGCGCCCTGCAGACCACCAACGTCGACGTCGGCACGGGCTCCACGATGAAGGGCCGGACGGTCGCGCTGAAGAAGGTGCGGAAGAAGGGCGCCAAGCGGGTCTTCGCCGGCACCGTCAGCGCCGCCTCGCCGTCGTGCACCGCCGGCAAGGTCCAGGTACGACGGGTCAAGGGCAAGAAGTCCGTCGTCGTGGCCAAGGGCAAGGCGAAGGCCTCGGGCAAGTACAAGGTCTCCGTCCGGAAGGCGAAGCTGCCCAAGGGCAAGTACTTCGTCCGGGCCAAGGCCGGTGCCGGCTGCCCCGCCGCGGACTCCCCGGCGCGGAAGGTCAAGTGA
- a CDS encoding YbaB/EbfC family nucleoid-associated protein: MSQNPFDALGGPGGLDLGALLQQAQQMQDQLQDAQQRLADATVDGSVAGGAVTVTITGSGELTAVTISPDALDSTDPEALADLGDLIVAAFRDARAKVDELAEQTLGPLAGGLPDLGGLPGLGGSGGPGQAPGQLGF; encoded by the coding sequence ATGAGCCAGAACCCGTTCGACGCCCTGGGCGGCCCCGGCGGCCTCGACCTCGGCGCCCTGCTGCAGCAGGCCCAGCAGATGCAGGACCAGCTCCAGGACGCCCAGCAGCGCCTGGCCGACGCCACCGTCGACGGCTCGGTCGCCGGCGGCGCCGTGACCGTGACGATCACCGGCTCCGGCGAGCTGACCGCCGTCACGATCAGCCCCGACGCCCTCGACAGCACCGACCCCGAGGCACTGGCCGACCTCGGCGACCTGATCGTCGCCGCGTTCCGCGACGCCCGGGCCAAGGTCGACGAGCTCGCCGAGCAGACGCTCGGCCCGCTGGCCGGCGGCCTGCCCGACCTGGGCGGGCTCCCCGGCCTGGGCGGATCGGGCGGTCCGGGCCAGGCGCCCGGCCAGCTCGGCTTCTAG